In the genome of Drosophila subpulchrella strain 33 F10 #4 breed RU33 chromosome 2L, RU_Dsub_v1.1 Primary Assembly, whole genome shotgun sequence, one region contains:
- the LOC119546114 gene encoding LOW QUALITY PROTEIN: tRNA (cytosine(72)-C(5))-methyltransferase NSUN6-like (The sequence of the model RefSeq protein was modified relative to this genomic sequence to represent the inferred CDS: inserted 3 bases in 2 codons; deleted 2 bases in 1 codon), which yields MRWTTHPEVLCIDPLAKRLTQTSADPNLKEVIVDTSCGAALLRGARIYPPGVIAMGSNAQLEELVSVYADLNGKCRRRSITRYDSSVKIFLGTGKVLMQRYQLFNNSDQPANGIAVEMQSNVSGVSSLGDLCARILLDAPCSGLGNRPQLSCNIKKAKVLQSYPNIXIYIYSTCTVTEEKCEGLVSWALRKFPEVRLVDATPRXGGPGLPLPDLDATKSRLLQRFGPSKENTDTVGFFLAKFQKES from the exons ATGCGCTGGACAACCCATCCCGAGGTTTTGTGCATCGATCCTCTGGCCAAACGGTTGACCCAGACCTCTGCCGATCCCAATCTGAAGGAGGTAATAGTGGACACGAGTTGCGGAGCTGCGTTGCTTCGAGGTGCTCGCATATATCCTCCGGGCGTAATCGCCATGGGGTCCAACGCTCAGCTGGAGGAACTTGTCAGTGTCTACGCAGATCTGAATGGAAAATGCAGGCGACGGTCGATCACCCGGTACGACAGTTCTGTGAAGATTTTCCTGGGTACGGGCAAGGTGCTGATGCAGCGCTATCAGCTTTTCAACAACTCCGACCAACCAGCCAATGGAATCGCCGTGGAAATGCAGTCCAACGTCAGCGGAGTGTCCTCGCTGGGCGATTTGTGTGC CCGCATCTTGTTGGATGCCCCATGTAGTGGCCTAGGCAACCGACCCCAGCTCTCCTGCAACATCAAGAAGGCGAAGGTCCTGCAGTCGTATcccaatat tatatatatatatagcacATGTACCGTCACCGAGGAGAAATGCGAGGGCCTGGTGTCCTGGGCGCTCCGGAAGTTTCCCGAGGTGCGCCTGGTAGATGCTACACCTC TTGGGGGTCCAGGACTTCCGCTTCCGGATTTGGATGCAACCAAGTCGCGTCTGCTGCAACGATTTGGACCCAGTAAGGAAAATACAGACACGGTGGGCTTCTTTTTAGCCAAGTTTCAGAAAGAGagctaa
- the LOC119547594 gene encoding uncharacterized protein LOC119547594 has translation MRKLGKKKVVGELSRSSRAKTVPPRKATTRKRTSPAPMGIPAPRSPTPQLPPPRGSRQTSAWPVRRPLCAQSNKVSTSTSSAAAGGSSAPKKRKLGKPKANPGPAVKNGKKPAAEDLEDDADPVKSDAEPEAEVEYEVEAIVGQKTVKGATYFQVRWKGYTKAEVTWMLEADLSCDYLLEQLRAKDAKPKTSKSPKASKKVGAAGRGHTPDATKGLIEKYKRDLVTQKNVDTKELRESPKKTNRLVNECYPRTNIHNRIERSSKRAAAKNREFYGED, from the coding sequence ATGCGTAAGCTGGGCAAGAAGAAGGTGGTCGGGGAGCTGAGCCGCTCGAGTCGCGCAAAAACGGTACCGCCCCGGAAAGCGACAACGAGGAAAAGGACCTCGCCGGCTCCAATGGGGATACCGGCTCCTCGGTCTCCCACTCCTCAGCTGCCTCCACCTCGAGGAAGCCGCCAAACAAGCGCATGGCCCGTCCGTCGACCACTGTGCGCTCAGAGCAACAAGGTGtccacctccacctcctcGGCCGCCGCTGGTGGATCGTCGGCGCCCAAGAAGCGCAAGCTGGGCAAGCCCAAGGCCAACCCCGGTCCTGCCGTCAAAAATGGCAAGAAGCCCGCTGCAGAGGATCTGGAGGACGATGCCGACCCGGTCAAAAGCGACGCCGAGCCGGAAGCCGAAGTGGAATACGAAGTGGAGGCCATCGTGGGCCAAAAGACGGTTAAGGGCGCCACCTACTTTCAGGTGCGCTGGAAGGGCTACACCAAGGCCGAGGTCACATGGATGCTGGAGGCAGATCTTAGCTGCGACTACTTGCTCGAACAACTTCGGGCTAAGGATGCCAAGCCCAAGACCAGCAAGTCCCCGAAGGCCAGCAAGAAAGTAGGAGCCGCCGGACGTGGTCACACGCCCGATGCCACAAAGGGCTTGATCGAGAAGTACAAGCGCGACCTGGTCACGCAGAAGAACGTGGATACCAAGGAGCTGCGCGAATCGCCCAAGAAGACCAATCGCCTCGTCAACGAATGTTACCCGAGGACAAATATTCACAATCGAATTGAGCGCTCCTCGAAACGGGCTGCCGCCAAGAACCGTGAATTTTACGGCGAGGACTGA